In one Melopsittacus undulatus isolate bMelUnd1 chromosome 4, bMelUnd1.mat.Z, whole genome shotgun sequence genomic region, the following are encoded:
- the FADD gene encoding FAS-associated death domain protein encodes MDPFLILLNSFSLRLSDMELSSLKFLLKGKIGKRKLEAAQSGGELFSILLEQQLISGDDTALLEGLFKSINRNDLVSELKQFVEEGEVTASDNQPDVHEKRLQNAAFEVICENVGRDWKMLVRKLGLSEVKIDRIVAGNPFNLHEQLFQSLRAWQKWKGKDAKVADLLKALRGCHMNLVADIVEQKLSQLDAGTSLQQYQNNPTSPREDERSTKCLPLF; translated from the exons ATGGATCCGTTTTTGATACTGCTGAACTCCTTCTCCTTGAGGCTGTCGGATATGGAGCTCTCTTCCCTCAAGTTCCTCCTGAAGGGGAAGATCGGGAAAAGGAAGCTTGAGGCTGCCCAGAGCGGCGGGGAGCTCTTCAGTATCCTCCTCGAGCAGCAGCTGATCTCAGGGGACGACACTGCGTTGCTTGAGGGCTTGTTTAAGAGTATTAACAGAAACGACTTGGTCTCAGAACTAAAGCAGTTCGTGGAGGAAGGAGAAGTTACTGCTTCTGATAATCAACCAGATGTGCATGAAAAAC GTCTTCAGAATGCAGCTTTTGAAGTCATATGTGAAAATGTCGGGAGAGACTGGAAGATGCTGGTGCGAAAACTGGGcctttctgaagtgaaaattgACAGAATAGTGGCAGGGAACCCATTTAACTTGCATGAACAGTTGTTTCAGTCCCTGCGAGCGTGGcagaaatggaagggaaaagatGCAAAGGTGGCTGACTTACTGAAAGCCCTTCGGGGCTGCCATATGAATCTGGTGGCAGACATAGTTGAACAGAAGCTCTCACAATTGGATGCTGGAACCAGCTTACAGCAGTATCAGAACAATCCCACATCCCCCAGAGAGGATGAGAGAAGTACCAAGTGCCTTCCACTCTTCTGA